The Setaria italica strain Yugu1 chromosome IX, Setaria_italica_v2.0, whole genome shotgun sequence genome has a window encoding:
- the LOC101772837 gene encoding pentatricopeptide repeat-containing protein At3g53170, with translation MSVFLCLVVKGAHVLLCFKRSYQLCRLVCYCSRSDGTGGAVQRIDGFYGICHVASLPGCSSGGPYRPPSPPPSAMHSPAPLPPTNSPSPASRPSRAPVVPAAQRGTGRHRQRRKPSSSPSTPEAEQPDALAHILRTEAAVSGISRKAAAVRQQSTRLWPRAVLEALDSAVAASRWESALEIFELLRKQHWYEPRSQTYARLLMMLGRCRQPGPATALFKAMLSEKLRPTVDVYTALVGAYGYSGLLEEALATIDQMKGAADCRPDGYTFSVLIDCCAKSRRFDLIPAVLDEMSYLGLECNSVIHNAIINGYGKAGMLEEMESALSKMLECGNNVPDIYTMNSIIWAYGNYGRTDEMEKWYSEFELMGVEPDTKTFNIMIKSYGKAGMYDKMMSIFKYMKKRFFSLTAVTFNIVIECFGRAGNIEKMEYYFRLMKIQGVKPSPITYCSLVNGYSKGGLLDKIPGIIRQTENTDVVLDTPFFNCVISAYAKSGDIKIMEEMLQLMKDKKCKPDKVTYATVIQAYTAQGMDEAAMLLEMEAEGFDKKLLGPVSDIHGK, from the exons ATGTCTGTTTTCCTTTGCTTGGTCGTGAAAGGTGCACACGTGCTCTTGTGCTTCAAGCGCAGCTACCAGCTTTGCAGATTGGTTTGCTATTGTTCTCGATCTGACGGTACTGGCGGGGCTGTCCAACGAATCGACGGTTTCTACGGAATTTGTCACGTCGCTTCTCTTCCCGGCTGCAGCTCGGGAGGACCTTATCGCCCTCCTTCGCCGCCCCCTAGCGCCATGcactcgccggcgccgctcccgcccACCAACTCGCCGTCCCCGGCTTCCCGCCCCAGCCGTGCGCCTGTCGTCCCGGCTGCCCAACGCGGCactggccgccaccgccagcgccgGAAGCCGTCTTCCTCCCCGTCCACCCCCGAGGCCGAGCAGCCGGACGCACTCGCCCACATCCTCCGGACTGAGGCCGCCGTCTCGGGCATTTCCCGCAAGGCCGCGGCCGTGCGGCAGCAGTCCACCCGCCTCTGGCCCCGCGCCGTCCTCGAGGCCCTCgactccgccgtcgccgcctcccgctGGGAGTCCGCCCTCGAG ATCTTCGAGCTGCTGCGGAAGCAGCACTGGTACGAGCCGAGGTCGCAGACCTACGCGCGGCTGCTAATGATGCTCGGCAGGTGCCGGCAGCCGGGCCCGGCCACCGCCCTCTTCAAGGCGATGCTCTCGGAGAAGCTCCGGCCGACGGTGGACGTGTACACCGCGCTCGTCGGCGCGTACGGCTACAGCGGCTTGCTGGAGGAGGCGCTGGCCACCATCGACCAGATGAAAGGCGCCGCCGATTGCAGGCCGGATGGGTACACCTTCTCCGTCCTCATCGATTGCTGCGCTAAGTCGCGCCGCTTCGATCTGATTCCTGCTGTTCTTGATGAGATGTCATACCTGGGGCTCGAATGCAATTCTGTTATTCACAATGCGATAATTAATGGGTACGGTAAAGCTGGCATGCTTGAGGAGATGGAGAGTGCACTTTCCAAGATGCTTGAGTGCGGGAACAATGTGCCAGACATTTACACGATGAACTCTATCATCTGGGCATACGGGAACTATGGAAGGACAGATGAAATGGAGAAGTGGTACAGTGAGTTTGAGCTGATGGGTGTTGAGCCAGATACCAAGACGTTTAACATCATGATCAAGTCTTATGGCAAGGCCGGCATGTATGACAAGATGATGTCGATATTCAAATATATGAAGAAAAGGTTCTTCTCACTGACGGCGGTTACCTTCAACATAGTAATAGAATGTTTTGGACGAGCTGGCAACATTGAAAAGATGGAGTACTATTTCCGGCTTATGAAAATTCAGGGTGTGAAACCTAGCCCCATCACTTACTGCTCGCTAGTTAATGGGTACAGCAAAGGTGGGCTTCTTGATAAGATTCCAGGAATTATTCGCCAGACTGAAAACACTGATGTTGTCTTAGATACTCCGTTCTTCAACTGTGTGATAAGCGCATATGCAAAATCTGGAGATATCAAAATTATGGAAGAAATGCTACAACTTATGAAGGACAAGAAATGTAAGCCTGACAAGGTAACTTATGCCACCGTGATTCAGGCATACACCGCACAAGGGATGGATGAAGCTGCTATGTTGTTAGAGATGGAGGctgaaggattcgataagaagTTGCTG GGACCAGTTTCTGATATTCATGGCAAATAA